One Fusarium falciforme chromosome 1, complete sequence genomic window carries:
- a CDS encoding Peptidase A1 domain-containing protein: protein MKPWVVGACLVSTWGVVQAQTVQWNVENHRHIPRGLSRRSESSFEEVVENKRSAGGYFSEIAVGNPPQNITLQLDTGSSDVWFPWSSADICEDNSKGGCPFGSFNPDKSRSFKHVGPGLFDITFIDNSYAKGDYFVDHFEFGGAVIKNLTMGLGVDTDIHFGLIGMGYASNEAVRDTEDIIYPNLPVAMWQGGYISTIAYSLWLNDLDASSGNILFGGVDTAKFTGNLTRINVLPVQGHYLHFLVALTSVVARSPSGTDTLTSDRFPIKAVLDSGTTLTYLPQDITHEIWEEVGAVYSSTYEAAVLPCSRGKHPGNFTFGFAGPDGPRITVAMDELVLDLNDGQQTPTFESGAFEGELICYFGIQNDSSTISILGNTFLRSAYVVYDLVNNEIGIAATDFNATKSEIVEFKSYGATIPSATAAPNQQRATETPEATENKFTAADGFQKTEGDDDDNNDDDDDNAASLLTPSGTNTALVAAVVSFMLIGGGTFSMNLL, encoded by the exons ATGAAGCCGTGGGTTGTGGGCGCTTGCTTAGTTTCGACATGGGGTGTCGTGCAAGCACAAACCGTACAATGGAACGTTGAAAACCATCGCCATATCCCCCGGGGCTTGAGTCGCCGCTCAGAGTCGTCTTTTGAAGAGGTGGTTGAGAACAAGAGATCGGCGGGAGGCTATTTTTCGGAAATCGCAGTTGGAAACCCACCTCAAAATATCACCCTTCAGCTGGATACTGGGAGTAGCGATGTGTGGTTCCCTTGGAGTTCCGCAGATATCTGCGAAGACAACTCCAAGGGTGGATGCCCCTTTGGAAGCT TTAACCCTGACAAGTCGCGTTCATTTAAGCATGTCGGCCCCGGCTTGTTCGACATTACCTTTATCGACAACAGTTACGCAAAGGGAGACTATTTTGTCGATCATTTTGAGTTTGGCGGCGCAGTCATCAAGAACCTGACCATGGGACTGGGGGTCGATACCGACATCCATTTTGGACTAATTGGCATGGGTTACGCCAGCAATGAGGCTGTGAGGGATACTGAGGATATCATTTATCCAAACCTGCCTGTCGCCATGTGGCAAGGAGGCTACATCAGTACCATCGCTTACAGCTTGTGGCTCAATGACCTCGATGCTAGCTCTGGGAACATTTTGTTTGGGGGTGTCGACACGGCAAAGTTCACTGGAAACCTGACTCGCATCAATGTTCTACCAGTACAAGGCCATTACCTCCACTTCCTCGTCGCCTTGACCTCAGTGGTCGCTCGCAGTCCTAGTGGAACCGACACTCTCACATCAGATAGATTCCCCATCAAGGCGGTGCTCGATTCAGGAACCACCCTTACCTATTTGCCCCAAGATATCACGCATGAGATCTGGGAGGAGGTCGGCGCCGTGTATTCATCCACGTATGAAGCAGCTGTGTTACCATGCTCCCGTGGTAAGCACCCGGGAAACTTTACCTTTGGGTTCGCTGGGCCCGATGGCCCTCGCATCACTGTGGCCATGGATGAGTTGGTCCTCGATCTGAATGATGGTCAGCAAACACCCACCTTCGAATCAGGGGCATTCGAAGGCGAGTTGATCTGCTATTTTGGAATCCAGAATGATTCGAGCACGATTTCCATTCTGGGAAACACCTTTCTTCGATCCGCTTACGTCGTTTATGATCTGGTCAACAATGAGATCGGAATCGCGGCGACCGACTTCAATGCCACCAAGAGCGAAATCGTTGAATTTAAAAGCTACGGTGCTACGATACCGTCTGCAACGGCAGCACCCAATCAGCAAAGGGCGACCGAGACGCCTGAAGCCACCGAGAACAAGTTCACTGCCGCCGATGGATTCCAGAAAACTgaaggcgatgatgatgataataacgacgacgacgatgacaacGCTGCATCCCTCCTGACTCCTTCTGGAACCAACACAGCGCTGGTCGCCGCGGTAGTGAGCTTCATGCTCATTGGGGGAGGAACCTTTTCAATGAATCTCCTATAG